From Aricia agestis chromosome 11, ilAriAges1.1, whole genome shotgun sequence, a single genomic window includes:
- the LOC121732094 gene encoding transcription initiation factor TFIID subunit 1-like, producing the protein MDLQVAGQWRREWAGTAEFGDVVEGGVTRRVARAMEVLNASAPGARVRVMRAAYHSTAAPGRPASTYLMHSSRQVISSGNRFLEQSSSSSPIKPLEISSTPLESSHDSEAERENYKVTEPDDLDISEPSKWKGSTSKSSIRLPSEESSSADNASIIDLDSRTNSRNSFRRSFRRKEDPILEGHRMNPRVSPLLDAPVALNTLKYTSLLNGTDDWNDRRKSYSFEDPAPSQTSFNKRVRQEKDKFTFDSSTDSGICKSSEIVDDQRNFSHLDKSPFEPENNTFRDWLSKNRSYKMKPIKTKHFDDNSSNISLKSTGKVTITLPVTLESDTASESVSNSNEDSDRKIKRVEFCKTELHFAAESGTVNIIATDEKPPPTNDFRRKRSAFVPLKDRFEKPITLFGDKSDLFDSVTDEMKLNIQNDENTAATKSILKNKIPKPKPYLLGENMEFGNVDSNSSKDSDTFSVPTSVSLINRQLQSARHIHSPSYLSDIDTTVIPHEVSKTNTKGLENHNETIHTIVRDHVLDHPVRRVKKSSSPEPGKSKSRELRKSDLAYFGIYNDKEKKTPSHDNLQEEIFHSVKLVQKVSNSVSNSEIDSDEAPEYENLSTRYSQMIPTPKPRTKYKSEVKSLKESETLRTIPERVNESVNDMRRAALNKYSSISNDDRDKSRSRNSKSTITRGSPGPRHNKNEYSSDYNKKEIYNNATDVKERSVTPLYMNIKTSRDKVASEKQTKNHTDHKSTKDRSSKRLSKSPEHKNRIVEKVETTKNDNVLAKLDKIDQNNYTKSTKENIDRLATPKHRPKREDMENLLPKKKTLANKNPNDVNDNNDTNSRSTSSRKKLIENSNLSLIKSTRNNDKENKRDTLREKIKSNTKILSDPMQLEMSAKSKYGGEGTKDLKIISVEKPKKMKRSEYVINYDDKNGTVSSIRKIVNGTNSHRKIKTPVDSKDSPVQYTRKTTATGKIASLQRPDHQTFKDKLEYKYRMRKSKMNVPKTCQLL; encoded by the exons ATGGATTTGCAGGTCGCGGGACAGTGGCGTCGAGAGTGGGCCGGCACGGCAGAGTTCGGAGAT GTAGTAGAAGGCGGAGTGACACGTCGCGTAGCTCGTGCTATGGAGGTGCTGAACGCGAGCGCGCCGGGCGCCAGGGTGCGGGTGATGCGCGCCGCCTACCACTCCACCGCCGCGCCGGGGCGACCAGCCTCCACGTATTTGATGCACTCATCCAGACAG GTTATATCTTCCGGAAATCGTTTCTTGGAACAATCATCATCCTCATCGCCAATCAAACCACTAGAAATATCATCAACTCCGTTGGAATCGTCACATGACAGCGAAGCGGAAAGAGAAAACTATAAGGTGACTGAACCAGACGACTTGGATATTTCGGAACCGTCCAAATGGAAAGGTTCGACCTCGAAGTCTTCCATAAGATTACCGAGCGAGGAATCGTCGTCAGCAGATAATGCTAGCATCATTGACCTTGACTCCAGAACGAACAGTAGAAACAGTTTTCGAAGAAGTTTCAGAAGAAAAGAGGATCCAATATTAGAAGGACACAGAATGAATCCGAGAGTCTCTCCACTTTTGGATGCACCTGTGGCATTAAACACTCTAAAATATACGTCACTTTTAAACGGAACCGACGACTGGAATGATAGAAGGAAAAGTTACAGTTTTGAGGATCCGGCACCATCTCAGACGTCTTTCAATAAAAGAGTCCGCCAAGAAAAGGACAAATTCACATTTGACTCCTCTACTGATAGTGGAATATGCAAATCGTCGGAAATCGTCGATGACCAGAGAAATTTCAGTCACCTAGATAAATCGCCGTTCGAGCCAGAAAACAACACGTTCCGGGATTGGCTGTCTAAAAACAGATCGTACAAAATGAAACCAATTAAAACCAAACATTTTGACGACAATTCGAGCAATATATCATTAAAATCTACAGGAAAAGTGACAATAACGTTACCAGTAACTTTGGAAAGTGACACAGCCTCGGAATCTGTTTCGAATAGCAACGAAGACAGTGATCGTAAAATAAAGAGAGTGGAATTCTGTAAGACGGAACTCCATTTCGCCGCCGAATCTGGAACAGTCAATATAATAGCAACTGACGAGAAACCGCCCCCTACAAACGACTTTAGAAGAAAACGGAGCGCATTCGTCCCATTAAAGGATAGATTCGAAAAACCTATCACGTTATTTGGAGACAAGAGCGACCTATTCGATTCTGTGACGGATGAGATGAAATTAAACATTCAAAACGATGAGAATACGGCAGCTACAAAAAGTATTCTCAAAAACAAGATCCCGAAACCCAAGCCATATCTCTTAGGGGAGAATATGGAATTTGGGAACGTGGATAGTAATTCTTCAAAAGATTCCGACACCTTTTCAGTACCAACCTCCGTTTCTTTGATCAACAGACAGTTGCAATCAGCGAGGCATATACATTCTCCTAGTTACCTGAGCGACATAGACACTACTGTTATTCCCCACGAAGTTTCAAAGACCAACACCAAAG GTCTAGAAAATCACAACGAAACAATTCACACAATTGTGCGGGATCATGTCCTCGATCATCCTGTACGAAGAGTTAAAAAATCATCGTCACCAGAACCAGGAAAAAGTAAAAGCAGGGAACTACGAAAATCAGATTTGGCATACTTCGGCATATACAACGATAAGGAGAAAAAAACTCCTAGTCATGATAATTTGCAGGAAGAAATATTTCATTCAGTAAAACTAGTACAGAAGGTATCAAATAGTGTCAGTAACAGTGAGATCGATTCAGATGAGGCTCCCGAATATGAAAATCTGTCCACACGTTATAGTCAGATGATCCCAACACCTAAGCCGAGAACAAAATACAAGAGCGAGGTGAAATCACTTAAAGAATcggaaacattacgaactatacCAGAGCGTGTTAATGAATCAGTAAATGACATGCGAAGAGCAGCTCTCAATAAATATAGTTCGATAAGTAATGACGACAGGGATAAGTCTCGATCGAGGAATTCTAAATCTACTATAACGCGTGGCTCGCCTGGGCCTAG GCacaataaaaatgaatattcatcagattataacaaaaaagaaataTACAATAACGCCACCGATGTTAAAGAACGCTCAGTGACTCCACTTTATATGAATATCAAAACTTCCAGAGATAAAGTTGCTAgtgaaaaacaaacaaaaaatcacacAGATCATAAGTCTACTAAGGATAGAAGCTCTAAAAGACTCAGTAAAAGTCCAGAACATAAAAACAGAATAGTTGAAAAGGTTGAAACGACGAAAAATGATAACGTGCTCGCGAAACTTGAtaagatagatcaaaataactATACTAAAAGTACTAAAGAAAATATTGATAGATTGGCGACACCTAAACACAGACCCAAGCGTGAAGATATGGAAAATTTACTcccaaaaaagaaaacattggCTAATAAAAATCCCAATGATGTCAATGACAATAACGATACCAACTCACGATCCACAAGTAGTAGGAAAAAGTTGATTGAGAATTCTAACCTCAGTTTGATTAAATCTACACGGAATAATGACAAAGAAAACAAAAGAGATACGCTGCGCGAAAAAATAAAatccaatacaaaaatattaagtgATCCTATGCAACTTGAAATGTCAGCAAAATCAAAGTACGGCGGAGAAGGCACAAAAGATCTAAAAATTATAAGTGTGGAAAAGCCTAAAAAAATGAAGAGAAGTGAGTATGTCATTAATTATGATGACAAAAATGGAACAGTTTCCTCGATACGCAAAATCGTTAACGGCACCAATAGCCACAGGAAAATAAAAACGCCCGTTGACAGTAAAGATAGTCCGGTGCAGTATACACGAAAAACTACTGCAACGGGCAAGATCGCTTCGC TGCAGCGTCCAGATCACCAAACATTCAAAGACAAGCTCGAATACAAATATAGGATGAGGAAATCGAAAATGAACGTACCGAAAACTTGCCAACTGTTATAA